Genomic window (Chelmon rostratus isolate fCheRos1 chromosome 15, fCheRos1.pri, whole genome shotgun sequence):
CACCAAAGGAGCGTGctgtggttatggttaggtAATCTTAGAACTAGCCGAGCTGCATTAAACTGATTTATATCTGGAATATTTCAGCCGCATGCCGATCAGGTTTTACACTGAGGCTGTAAAGCAATCAGTGAGGTCAACCCTCCACCACATCAGTCATGGCGGTGCTGGGTGACAGACACAGTCAATGAGGTGAACGAAGAGTCACTGcacttttcatttaaagataCCACAAAAAGGATTATCTGTGATGAGTGGTTGCTGTACGCCCCTATGAGTGTGCGTCTATGCTATTTACTGAAGGAGAAAGTGCACTGTTGACCCATCTGCCCCGTGCCATGCCTGCGGCTGACTGAGCGGGTCAGAAATAGCTGTGTAATGTGAGGGGCAGCTGTGATTGTGGATACACAGGCTCGAACACGCAAAGACAGCAGAAACAGGTGCCTTGAACACGCGCATGTCCTCTGATATCCCACATTCCAGCACAAGGCCGAGCCCGCTCCTCCTTTCCCTCACACCCTTCGTCTGAAACTCGTCACAGTCCCGAACACGTTGATTGCGAGATCCGTTTACGCAAACAGGCCGATAGTGAAACACCAGTGGGAGGTGGCTCCCTGTCAGATAGTTATGGATTGGTGCTGTATAGAGGATGAGGTCACCAAGCAAATGCGGGGCTGCTCTGCCTCACTGTCACTTTTCTAATTGGAACGACATGCTGCGCCATATCGCTCCCAAGTTAAGATCTTAATCTCCTCAACGGGATTGATGCAGACAATGTTTTATACCCAGTGGACATAAATATTGACATACGTATCCAGATGTATGTGGGATGATGTGTAACATGAGGCTGTTGCCCTGATGGCAGGTGACCTGCTGACCTTGGTAAGGACAAGTTCATGCACAGGGCGCAGGGATGCAGCTGCATGTGAGGGTGGGGTGTGGGTTTGTTGCATTGTGTTTCACCACACTGCCTCAGAATCACCACCAGTTGTCTGGCTGGTAAGCTTTATAGCTAAGCCCCTCCCCGGTCGTTATGATGAAATCACGGGCAGCTGCTGTGTGGCACGGCAAGAGAGGCAACCAAATTCACCAGGGAAGCGCCAAAATGGATGCCGACCACACCGCTCCACCACAGTTCTCTGCTGCGTGTGGTGGGAAACAAATGAGCTACGGCGTGTGGGCGAAGGCTCCATTAAGGGCCATCAAATATTCATCTGCCATACGGCACCGAGCCCTCGGCTCTATCCCCACAGCATCGTGTGGCAAACCACCAAGAAAACTGCtcctcaaaaacaacaacaacacagtgaagggcctgcagaaacagaagaagctgCTAAGTATGTTTGACTCACACCAGGCAGCCCTGCTGATGAGAGAGAGCAATTTACAAATCACTTAACACACCGATGACAAGCATCGCTAACTTAATGCCTGTTCAATGCACAACAGCTTCACCTGACAAATTAAGCAAAGCAAGCTTTAAAGGGGTGAGAAGTTTGCTTTCTCACCTGCTCACATTATGCAGCGCTAACACCAAGCTAATGGCCACACAGGCATTAATGAGGCTAACAATGACATCACCAGACTGACCACATGGCTCAATGCGCTGAGTTAACTCCAAACTGTCAATAAAAACTCCATCAATGAATCCAGCCAGGCCTATCCAGACTGTGATCAAGTCTTAAATGCGTTTAGTGCTGCTGGTGGGACGGTAATTGCCTTAGcaggctagcaggctggctgTAATGACATTACCAACCCGTTAACAACCACAGAGGAGCTCGAGTTGTTCCTCTAAAGGTTCTGTCATCCGTCAATTTATAGTCAGTAGCAGTGTTGTTTATCTGCAGTGCTATTTTTTCAGGTCTGTCATGCTTTTGGGTCGCCTTTGTCTTCATCAGTCAGATGTTGGCAGCATGACAGAACatatcaaaaaatgttttcagataGAGATTATCAAAAAGGCGTGTAATTCTTAAAAATGTGTTCAGTGAGGCCGGGAAACATACCAGGAGCATTAACATTCCAGTTTTCACCAGGGGGCAGCATCAGCACATTTTTCAGACATCAAATTCATATTCAGCCTGACTCATTCATCCCTTCCCCTGTCAGTCCTCCGAGGTTATGTGCCTGATAATTCAAGAACACAGACCGGGCACTGCTGCTGTAGACAGTTATGTTAGATGCCTGTCTTTACATATCtgcacaaaaatgcaaacagtgcTTACCGCCACTTTCTTTGCTAGGCAGTGTGTCTGCAATTTGTTTAGCCCATTTGCATCACACAGGCCTACAGTATACACATCTAAACCCTGTGAGAATGACAGGATTTGCATTTTACATAAGGTAAGTAGCAGTGAGATATAGATTTGACTACAACATgtaccagagagagagagtggagagggaTTAAGTACAGAGGAGTAGATTGTAGGATTAAATGTAATTGCGATCAGTTGCCTTATAAACATTTCTAAGTAAATTAGCAGGCACATTGGTTGTCTTTGAAAAGTTGTTTGTAGTTTTGCTGGTATTTGGTTATAAATCAAACGATCTGACAATGGTGTTAGATTTGAGGTCAGGGGATCAGTTATCTTGCCATCCATCTAAAtatcactcaaaaccacaaatgtgaacttCATGGAGGCcctggaggaaaagtcagggagtCCGAAGAGTTGGCCTACTGGAGAGAAAGGTCATAGTACAAAGACCCAAAGCCTAAATGCAATGTACAATTGGAAAAAGTAAGTTCAAAATAAACTATATCCTGTATTTACCACGTATTTGTGGTCCATCTGGTCATGAGAATACAGAGATGCGAAAATTAAATGCCTGAATACTGTAAAAGAACAACAAATTCTACAGTCCTTCATTAGAGGACCACTGAGGAggaataacaggaaaaaaatgctttgaaaggggaaaaaaactaaTATTTGGATGATGGTTTCAGCAACATCTATGTTCAGACCTGCAGGTACACTTCACTCCAGTCCATGGCTAAATGTGGCAGCTTGCCAGCTGTTTACTGAGAAAGCAGACACGTTGAAGAGGACAGGCTTTCTTTGCAAGGCAAATCAGACAGGACATCAGTGGTATATCTTTCAGTGGCATGTGATGACTGTAAGGTGGATGCGAGTCAGTGTGGAGAGTGACAACGCAGATCATCGCCTTCCACAGGTAAAGGAAGctttaataaaaatacatatatctTTAGGTCTGATAACTTCATCCCATACCTCACGCTGTCTTCACTGCGCAGGATGATGTTTCTCCTGGATGGAAAGTGTCGCTGGATGTTTGTAGTGGAGGTAACAGTCCTGCTCTGTGGGATATTCGTCAAGAACAGCATATGTGAGTGATCAGGTGACTTACCAAAAGCGAACCCGAAACAGTAATTCTCAACACAATTCAGCATTAGCACGTATGTTAGAGCTGtcattttgtgttcttttttaCAGGCACAAATGAGTCCTGCAGACTAAAACATATACTGCTTGTCAGCTCCAAGTGGCCAAATGGTACATTTACTGTCTCAACAGGTAAGCTTGAGAACACTGTAGGGAGATAGATGCCTGCAGCTGATAACAGGAAAGATCATTCAGAGTAAACGGTGGTTTCACATCATATTTCAGAGGTCTATCATGATGTCAATGGAAGCAAAATCTGTTTCAGTGTCTATGGAAACAATACAGGTAAAATGAACTAACTAATAGCTTGATTTGAGCCCACTGGAACCATACAATTCtatttgtgtcacatttgatGAATGTGGTGTGTTGTGGCTTGCATTTTTAGACTGTTGTAACACAAGCGAGTTCAACTGTACCTTTGAATTAAGGAGTAATCAAAGCAACACCTGCAGCCTAATTGTGGATGAAGAGGTGCTATCGAAACAAGATATTGTAGTGATGAGCAAACCCGATGGTGGCTTCAATTGCATGACATCGCTGCTCCACAGCAACAATTCAGGTATTGTTGACAACCCCCTTCGTAATGTTAActcttaaaaaacacacaaccagcACGTTGTCAGGCTGAGTTAATCTGGTCACGTCTCTATTTAACTTGTGTTTCTCATCGCGCAGTTAAGAGATACTCATGCAAAATAGAACATGATTCCAAGTAAAGGCTGTTCACACAAAGGGAGGCGTGATTGAAGAGTGAATATTAGCACGGAAGAGCAGTGAGAGACTGCCCCCTATTGGTTAAAGAGgtttttactgaaacaaaacagcaatgcTTCAAAAGTCCTACATGCAGTGAACGTTTGCTCTTTTTTAGATTTCCGTTCTAACATTACCGACTGCTTGGAAACAGGTAAAATCACAAATCTACCTCAGCTTTACTTTCCCTATCAGCACACGTCTAACAGCAGTGGTAGTACTCCTAACAAGACCCATGTCTAATACAACATCTGTAAAAAGAGTGCAAATTATGATGAAGAAGCTTGCAAAGGTATCATTTGTTCATTGCATCATATTATCTCTTAGTTATCATTTTAGCAAAATTCAAAACGGCTATGAAAATCAAGCatctctggtgtgtgtgttttgatatgCAGGTTTAGCAGAAACAAAGTACAAGCTCACCATCCATCCACATGAAAAGATacactgtgtgtcatgtgaGCCACCGAGAAAAAATTGTACTGATGCCCCCCCGATTGAGTGCAACAACGTCAGCAGTAGCCTAGAAAACGCAGTGTAAGTATCCAACTTATTGATGCAGTAATGCCTCAGTGGCATGCACGCTACTGGAGTCAGATGCTACATGTTGGTGTGACATTGTTAGGAGGTGCGATGATGACTGTAGTTTGCAGGAAATAATccattatttgtgtttgtgtttgtattgtgcaGAAATATCATGTCGAATCTCGCCTCCATGCAGAAAACGATGGGCAATTCCACCACAGCAGCCATTCAAATAGGCGACATTAAAGGAGTGATCACTAAACTGTCCCGCACAGACCAAACCAACATCAACACTGGCATTACAACAAATACAGATTTCAATGTACGCAGTTTGCCAGGATACAAGAGTAAAACCCAGCATTAAGCAGGGTCACCCTACTTTTCTGGCagtcttctttatttctttctttatttgtaGGTTCTCAAAGAGGACACTGATTTGGCGACAGACTACTCTAGAGTCGTGCACATCCCCAGAGAGGCCTACAACATGGCAATACAAGGAAAGGGTTCATTTGCAGGTGTTCTGCTTTTTCAAGGAATCCATCAGGTAAAAGTGAAGTTGACCTAATAACTTGCTCTTCAATCAGATTAATAATGATTGCAGCCATTTTTCCCTTTGCCTGTCACGATTCTAAACAGGATGACCCCAGCAGTTCTTTCCTCAACAATGAGATGATAGGAATTGAAATGGGAGCAGAAATATTCAATCTCTCACACACCATAGACATTCATTACAAAAAAGTGGACAAGGTAAAAGAGATGACAGCTAAAAGACATATTTACAGGTTAATAACAATTGGCTATGGATAAAATAAGTATACTGATTGGTCTTTTTTGTTCTAATACAGAAAGGAAACATTGCTTCTTGTAGGTCATGGGACGGCAAAGGTactgtgaaaatgttcttttggTACTTTAAAGCAGCGTTTAAGCAGGACTTGCGCCTCACCTCAGCCATTAATGTGAAAAAGACCTTGGGTACTTTCATGTCTTCTGCCTTCGTAGGAAGAAAACCAATCTGGGTCACGGATGGCTGTCGGACAAATGAGGCTGATGACAGCATCACTTGCCAGTGCTCTCATCTAACGTTTTTTGCCATACTCATGGTAAGATGATGGCTTTACAAGTAATTCCGGTTTTATCCTCTCACAGAAAACCTAATACGTCTTTCTCTAAATCAGTCACCTCCACCTCAGAACTTGAGCTCTACAGATTTTACAGCTCTTTCCTACATCACGTCAGTCGGCTGCGGTCTGTCCATGTTCTTCCTGATGGTGGCTCTCTTCATGCATTGTCTCATCAGGTGAGGAATCACGTAGCAGCTTTTATTTCTAACCTCCCATTTAAAGGCCTTTGCTGACGCAAAACTGACTCACtccacagaaaaataaaagcaagcCAAGCAACTCTGCTCCTGATCAACCTCTTTGTTGCCATGTTCTCCCTGAACTTGTCCTTCCTGGTAAACGAGAGCATTGCGGGCCTGGGGAACTTTGCCGCGTGTGTGGCGATCGCGGCAGTCATGCACTACACTATGTTGGCCACTTTTACCTGGTTTTTCATACAGGCTCTGCACCTGTACTTCAATCTGTGGAAGATCTCGACCGAAATCAAACATTATATGACCAAGATTTGCATCACTGGATGGGGTAAGACAGCTGAACCTGAACAAAACAATCATATGTGCCTAAATTCATAGTGCAAACAGAGCATTTATGCTCCACTGTCTTTCTCTTCAGTCACACCAGCTGTGGTGGTGATTGCTCTTCTCGCCTTGGGAAAATATGATCACATGGTCACATATACTG
Coding sequences:
- the LOC121618844 gene encoding adhesion G-protein coupled receptor G2-like isoform X2, whose protein sequence is MSNLASMQKTMGNSTTAAIQIGDIKGVITKLSRTDQTNINTGITTNTDFNVLKEDTDLATDYSRVVHIPREAYNMAIQGKGSFAGVLLFQGIHQDDPSSSFLNNEMIGIEMGAEIFNLSHTIDIHYKKVDKKGNIASCRSWDGKGRKPIWVTDGCRTNEADDSITCQCSHLTFFAILMSPPPQNLSSTDFTALSYITSVGCGLSMFFLMVALFMHCLIRKIKASQATLLLINLFVAMFSLNLSFLVNESIAGLGNFAACVAIAAVMHYTMLATFTWFFIQALHLYFNLWKISTEIKHYMTKICITGWVTPAVVVIALLALGKYDHMVTYTDDGNSAKMCWISDTVVHQGVNISYYGIVFIFTFTVFIITVRQIVLLKPTAGRGQDISSIKTNSTSIMGLLLLLGLTWAFAFFSYGPLRIPSYYIFTILNSFQGFFLFIYYYKSSKSGEDRNVTASSSSTATSNTAVVSPYQ
- the LOC121618844 gene encoding adhesion G-protein coupled receptor G2-like isoform X1 yields the protein MSNLASMQKTMGNSTTAAIQIGDIKGVITKLSRTDQTNINTGITTNTDFNVLKEDTDLATDYSRVVHIPREAYNMAIQGKGSFAGVLLFQGIHQDDPSSSFLNNEMIGIEMGAEIFNLSHTIDIHYKKVDKKGNIASCRSWDGKGTVKMFFWYFKAAFKQDLRLTSAINVKKTLGTFMSSAFVGRKPIWVTDGCRTNEADDSITCQCSHLTFFAILMSPPPQNLSSTDFTALSYITSVGCGLSMFFLMVALFMHCLIRKIKASQATLLLINLFVAMFSLNLSFLVNESIAGLGNFAACVAIAAVMHYTMLATFTWFFIQALHLYFNLWKISTEIKHYMTKICITGWVTPAVVVIALLALGKYDHMVTYTDDGNSAKMCWISDTVVHQGVNISYYGIVFIFTFTVFIITVRQIVLLKPTAGRGQDISSIKTNSTSIMGLLLLLGLTWAFAFFSYGPLRIPSYYIFTILNSFQGFFLFIYYYKSSKSGEDRNVTASSSSTATSNTAVVSPYQ